In Belonocnema kinseyi isolate 2016_QV_RU_SX_M_011 chromosome 4, B_treatae_v1, whole genome shotgun sequence, a single window of DNA contains:
- the LOC117171048 gene encoding activity-regulated cytoskeleton associated protein 1-like has translation MAITFTPEQFQEFLQNIKASLRFEGAQPAAQPSAAAPHQGNFSKCVSRFDGSKDTDVNAFIDAIQIYKECTNISDENALKGIPMLLNGFAATGWKGVKSSVNT, from the coding sequence ATGGCTATAACATTCACGCCCGAGCAATTCCAAGAATTCCTCCAAAATATCAAAGCATCGCTTCGATTCGAAGGTGCACAGCCAGCAGCACAGCCTAGCGCTGCTGCACCTCATCAGGGTAATTTCTCCAAGTGTGTATCACGATTCGACGGCAGTAAAGATACCGACGTGAACGCGTTCATCGATGCGATACAAATATACAAAGAATGTACAAACATATCGGATGAAAATGCTCTCAAAGGCATACCGATGCTTCTTAACGGATTCGCGGCTACTGGGTGGAAAGGCGTAAAAAGTTCGGTAAATACGTGA